Genomic DNA from Paenibacillus borealis:
GAATCCTCCACAATGAAGTCCGGAAAATTATTGTAACGACGAATGATGATCTAATCCCCGCCCGGCGGATGTATGAGAGCATCGGATTCACCCTGTCGCGCAGAAGACCGAATAATCATATTGCCGGACTGGACGGCGAGCACTTGGATTATGTATATTTTGTATAAAATCTGGAGGTACATAGAATGGAAGTTACGTTAAGTACAGCGGTAGTGGAAGATGCGCCAGCGATTCATGAAATGCAAACCCGGGCATTCATGCCTCTGCTCGAGAAATATCAGGATCATGAAACGAACCCGGCCAATGAAACTGTGGAGAGAGTGGCGGAACGGATCAATCAGGCTTCTGTAGATTATTACATCATCCGGTATGCCGGTGTCGCGGCAGGCAGTATCAGAGTCAAAAAGACAGATGAGCAGAAATATTGGCTCGGCCAAATATTTATCTTGCCGGAATATCAAGGCCAAGGCATAGCCCAGCAGGTGTTCGCCCAGATCGAGAAAATCTATGCTGACGCTACAGTCTGGGGGCTGGCTACCATCATGCAAGAGGAAAGGAACTGCTACCTGTATGAGAAGCTGGGTTACAGAAGAACGGGTGAGACCAAAGAGATCAACGACAAGCTGACTTTGTGTTTTTATGAAAAAAAGCTTATTTAAGGCTCACATTATAAAGCTATATAATGCTGTATATATTGCAACTTTGATTTCATAAATACCTAAGTTTTCGAGGGGATTGTTGTATGAAATGCAGGATTTGTCTCTTTCAGCGGCTTGGAGGAGGCGGAATGCTGCATTCCGTACAACAATTTTCGATTATGGATGTTTTAGGGAGGAGAATGTTGCATTTTGTGCAGGATTGTAAATAGTAATAGATATAGACAGGTGCTTGACAAGCCGATTAATAAAAAGTAAAGTGATAATATAAAATATCTTAACTTAAAGATAATATTTGACCTAATATCTTAAAGTAAAGATATATAGGCTATATTAGTTGCTACTCAAATAAATCAAAACAGGAGTGAATTCAAATGAACAAACAAACTATGGGCATTCATCATATCACCGCAATAGTCGGCCATCCGCAGGAAAATATGGACTTTTATGCAGGCGTGCTGGGACTCCGGCTGGTTAAGCAGACTGTTAATTTCGACGATCCGGGAACGTATCACTTCTACTTCGGCAATAATGGCGGCAAGCCGGGGACTATTATTACTTTCTTCCCTTGGGCAGATGCGTATCAGGGTAAAATTGGCGGGGGGCAAGTCGGCGTTACTTCATATGTGATTCCGGCAGGGGCGATGGCTTTCTGGAGAGAAAGACTGACGAAGTTCGAGGTTGCTTTTACCGAAATGGAGCGGTTTGGCGAGCAATACCTGGAATTCGATGATCCGCATGGTCTGCATCTCGAACTGGTGGAACGTGAGGCTGGAGAGCTTAATGAATGGACCTTCGGCGGAGTAACGCCAGAGGTTGCGATCAAAGGCTTCGGCGGTGCGACACTGCTGTCCACACATCCGGAGCAGACTGCTGAGCTGCTGGAGAAGGTGATGGGACTTACCTTCGTAGGACAGGAAGGCGACATCGCCCGTTACCGTTCGGCTGCGGATATCGGAAATGTGGTTGAACTGAAGGTTACTGCGGTACAGCGCGGTGAAATGGGTGTCGGCACCGTGCATCATATCGCCTGGAGAGCGAAGGATGACCAGGATCAGCTTGAATGGCAGGATTATGTGCATGATAATGGATATGGGGTAACGCCAGTTCAGGACCGGAATTATTTCAACGCCATCTACTTCAGAGAGCATGGGGAGATTCTGTTTGAAATCGCCACTGATCCTCCGGGCTTCGCCCATGACGAAACACCGGAAACGATGGGCAGCCACCTGATGCTGCCGGCGCAATATGAGCCGCACAGAGAACAGCTTGAACAGGTGCTGCTGCCGTTCACTATAAGAGAATTAGGTTAATCCAGCTCCAGAGAAGGGGATGTTATGATGATTTCAATTGATCCACAGCACAATACCGAGCGGGACAATTATAAGCTTCTGGTTGGGAGCATTATCCCGCGGCCGATTGCTTTTGTCACGACGATGTCGGAGGAGGGGATCTTAAACGGTGCGCCGTTCAGCTATTTCAACATTGTATCCTCTAACCCGCCAATGATCTCTATTTCGATTCAGCATGCTGCGGGCCAGTCCAAGGATACCGCGCGGAATATTAAGCAGACGAAGGAGTTTGTCGTTCATATTGTGGATCAGCAGAATGTCGGGCAGGTAAATATCACCGCAGCGCCCCTGCCTCCGGACCAGAGTGAGATTTCTTTAGCCGGACTGACGCCTGTAGACAGCCTGCAGATTGCTGTTCCGGGGGTTAAAGAAGCGAAGGTGCGGATGGAATGCCTGCTTGAGCATTGTGTGGAGCTGCCTAATAATGACCTGATTATCGGCAGGATTGTACAGTTTCATATGGATGAGGATATCTACGAACAGGGAAGAATTGATCCGGTAAAATTAGGGGCGGTAAGCCGCCTGGCGGGGAATAATTATGCGGGGGTTGGTGAGATTTTTACGATCGAGCGGCCGGTGTAAGAGCATATAGGTACAACAAAACCCTGGCGGAAGCGCCAGGGTTAATTATGTATCGGGAAGTATTGCATACAAAGAAGTAATATGCTAAAGTTAAAGAACTGTCGACTTTTTTGAAAAACGAACATAGGTATGTCATCTTATTTATATCTTAATTATAGCAAAGAGACATCCGGTTTGTCAACCCGCCAGTTTGGGGCTTTTTCAGCGGGAAAGATAAGGGAAGTGTATGGCACGGAGTATTCAGATTCTTATCCTTCAAGAAAAGGGAGTGTTCGGGTGATGGAGAAGATAAGCAGCTGGGAGCAGGAACAGGAGTGGCTGGAGCAGGTAAAGGAAAAGCTGAAATTGGGGATCGCAAACCTGGAGCCGGAGGTTGGCCGGTTAAAGGAGCAGGCCACAGACATCCGCAAAAGATTCTGGGAGGAGGTTACGGTCAATACGAGCACGGAGGAGGATTTTGAAGAGTCCTTTTTCACAATTACGCAGCAGAATGCCGTGTTATCCGAGCGGGAACGCAGTCATGCCCGGAAGCTGCAGCAATGGAAGAATATGAAACGGCTGCTGCCCTCGCCTTATTTCGGGCGGATTGATTTCCGCGAGGATGGCCAGAATGCTGAAGAACAGGTATATATCGGAGTTTCTTCCTTCATCGATGAGGATGGCCTGAGCTTCGTAGTCTATGACTGGCGGACTCCAATTGCGAGCCTGTACTACGATTATCCTCCGGGAAAAGCCGCTTTTGATACACCGGGAGGACGGATCACCGGAACGATGGAACTGAAGCGGCAGTACCAGATTCGTGAGGGTCAGCTTCAGCATCTGTTCGATTCGAGTGTAACGATTGTAGATGAACTGCTGCAGCAGGTGCTTGGCAAGGGTGCAGACTCACAAATGAAGAGCATTGTCGCCACGATTCAAGCGGAGCAGAACGCGATTATCCGCAATGATACC
This window encodes:
- a CDS encoding ring-cleaving dioxygenase — translated: MNKQTMGIHHITAIVGHPQENMDFYAGVLGLRLVKQTVNFDDPGTYHFYFGNNGGKPGTIITFFPWADAYQGKIGGGQVGVTSYVIPAGAMAFWRERLTKFEVAFTEMERFGEQYLEFDDPHGLHLELVEREAGELNEWTFGGVTPEVAIKGFGGATLLSTHPEQTAELLEKVMGLTFVGQEGDIARYRSAADIGNVVELKVTAVQRGEMGVGTVHHIAWRAKDDQDQLEWQDYVHDNGYGVTPVQDRNYFNAIYFREHGEILFEIATDPPGFAHDETPETMGSHLMLPAQYEPHREQLEQVLLPFTIRELG
- a CDS encoding flavin reductase family protein, with product MISIDPQHNTERDNYKLLVGSIIPRPIAFVTTMSEEGILNGAPFSYFNIVSSNPPMISISIQHAAGQSKDTARNIKQTKEFVVHIVDQQNVGQVNITAAPLPPDQSEISLAGLTPVDSLQIAVPGVKEAKVRMECLLEHCVELPNNDLIIGRIVQFHMDEDIYEQGRIDPVKLGAVSRLAGNNYAGVGEIFTIERPV
- a CDS encoding GNAT family N-acetyltransferase, which produces MEVTLSTAVVEDAPAIHEMQTRAFMPLLEKYQDHETNPANETVERVAERINQASVDYYIIRYAGVAAGSIRVKKTDEQKYWLGQIFILPEYQGQGIAQQVFAQIEKIYADATVWGLATIMQEERNCYLYEKLGYRRTGETKEINDKLTLCFYEKKLI